The Streptomyces sp. NBC_01689 genome includes a window with the following:
- a CDS encoding SpoIIE family protein phosphatase — protein MDASDELLQMATPSALLTPDGVIRSLNAAMATQLGRPRQQCAGAGFVDLLPEDQRMSAEGLLTHGATAKSLAMRVLEFPGSGVATVVCLVEARAVTDPSTGERLVWVHSLDARRDRAGLLIPFQLAAKAADLGLCMCSPDQQVEWLGGAPALAALFPQTSMPRSKMIGRVHPDDRKDVRRGLRAAEAQSPWIRSRFLTEHDGWRVLAGQVRRVQLGYGGPERVFAVIRDDTRSEARRQKTLAEAGAERERADAITAFSSALFSAATEQELQQVVLARLAAAVGGSGALFALVDEGRLRVASDAGIPPWEVDALLGLSLDDDGPLPSVMRTGQGQFFRDHEELARRWPDADGLPLLRSAPGTALSITPLSPEGDRPLGAWVVTYDGERPSSPEKLAFLTTLADLAGQALKAIRLQQAHVELSMALQESMLPTLPHRLPGLEIAVRYQPSQDGLDVGGDWYDAFFLPDGAVALEIGDAQGHDVDAAVLMGQVRSSMRAIAAHEPDPGTVLTRTNELLVAMDSPRFASCTMLHLDPRDGLVVGTTAGHVPLLHARDDGSHTVRTLPAGPVLGIVPGTEYPEETFTLEAGTALVMVTDGVVEGPRLTLDAGLERAGALAGRALRDRLGVEETADRVLDAVAGVDHLDDVAVLVIRRT, from the coding sequence GAGGACCAGCGCATGTCGGCCGAGGGGCTGCTGACGCACGGCGCCACGGCCAAGAGCCTCGCGATGCGCGTGCTGGAATTTCCCGGTTCGGGCGTCGCGACGGTGGTCTGCCTCGTGGAGGCGCGAGCCGTGACGGATCCCTCGACCGGCGAGCGGCTCGTGTGGGTGCATTCGCTGGACGCGAGACGCGACCGTGCCGGTCTGCTGATCCCCTTCCAGCTCGCGGCGAAGGCCGCCGACCTCGGGCTCTGCATGTGCTCCCCCGATCAACAGGTGGAGTGGCTGGGCGGCGCACCCGCCCTGGCCGCGCTCTTCCCGCAGACGTCGATGCCCCGGTCCAAGATGATCGGTCGCGTGCACCCCGACGACCGGAAAGACGTGCGGCGGGGACTGCGCGCGGCCGAAGCGCAGTCCCCGTGGATCAGGTCGCGGTTCCTCACCGAACACGACGGCTGGCGGGTGCTCGCCGGCCAGGTCCGCAGGGTCCAGTTGGGGTACGGCGGACCCGAGCGGGTCTTCGCCGTGATCCGCGACGACACCCGGTCCGAGGCACGCCGCCAGAAGACGCTGGCCGAGGCCGGCGCGGAGCGGGAGCGCGCGGACGCGATCACGGCCTTCTCCTCCGCCCTGTTCAGCGCCGCCACCGAGCAGGAACTGCAGCAGGTCGTCCTGGCCCGGCTCGCCGCGGCCGTCGGCGGCTCCGGCGCTCTGTTCGCACTCGTCGACGAGGGCCGCCTGCGGGTCGCCTCGGATGCCGGGATCCCCCCATGGGAGGTCGATGCCCTGCTCGGCCTGTCGCTGGACGACGACGGACCGTTGCCCTCCGTGATGCGTACCGGTCAGGGGCAGTTCTTCCGCGACCACGAGGAGCTTGCCCGCCGGTGGCCGGACGCTGACGGTCTGCCCCTGCTCCGGTCCGCCCCCGGCACCGCCTTGTCGATCACCCCCCTCAGCCCGGAGGGCGACCGGCCGCTCGGCGCCTGGGTGGTGACGTACGACGGTGAGCGCCCCTCGTCACCGGAGAAGCTCGCCTTTCTGACGACGCTGGCCGACCTCGCGGGTCAGGCGCTGAAGGCCATCAGGCTGCAACAAGCTCACGTGGAGCTGTCGATGGCGCTCCAGGAGAGCATGCTCCCGACGCTGCCGCACCGCCTCCCGGGCCTGGAGATCGCCGTCCGCTACCAGCCCAGCCAGGATGGACTGGATGTCGGCGGAGACTGGTACGACGCGTTCTTCCTGCCCGACGGTGCGGTCGCGCTGGAGATCGGCGACGCGCAGGGGCACGACGTGGATGCCGCGGTTCTGATGGGCCAGGTGCGCTCGTCCATGCGCGCGATAGCGGCCCACGAGCCCGACCCGGGAACGGTGCTGACGCGTACGAACGAACTGCTCGTCGCGATGGACTCACCCCGCTTCGCCAGCTGCACCATGCTGCACCTCGATCCGCGTGACGGACTGGTCGTCGGCACCACCGCGGGCCACGTGCCCTTGCTCCACGCCCGCGACGACGGCAGCCACACCGTCCGCACCCTTCCCGCCGGACCGGTCCTGGGCATCGTGCCCGGCACCGAGTACCCCGAGGAGACCTTCACCCTGGAAGCGGGCACCGCGCTGGTCATGGTCACCGACGGGGTGGTCGAGGGGCCCCGCCTGACCCTGGACGCCGGACTGGAGCGCGCGGGAGCGCTGGCCGGCCGGGCCCTCCGGGACCGGCTCGGCGTCGAGGAGACCGCTGACCGCGTACTCGACGCGGTGGCCGGAGTGGACCACCTGGACGACGTGGCCGTGCTGGTCATCCGACGCACCTGA